The following are encoded in a window of Roseivirga misakiensis genomic DNA:
- a CDS encoding gluconokinase: MSKKRLIIVMGISGSGKSTIGKLLSDRIGIPFLDADDFHPSENIKKMSRGTPLDDDDRWPWLGAIVEYVLQSHRDSFVLACSALKESYRDYLNQRLDNQYVYLKLTYEEGVARLSSRENHFMPASLVKSQLNTLEEPKDAVTFNAKQSPTEIISLATEHFADFI, encoded by the coding sequence ATGTCTAAAAAGAGACTAATCATAGTGATGGGTATTTCAGGTTCTGGCAAGTCGACAATTGGTAAGTTGCTTTCCGATCGTATTGGAATTCCATTTTTAGATGCAGACGACTTTCACCCCAGTGAAAACATAAAAAAAATGAGTAGAGGTACTCCTCTTGACGACGATGATCGGTGGCCTTGGCTTGGAGCCATTGTAGAATATGTATTGCAATCTCATCGAGACTCATTTGTATTGGCTTGCTCCGCTTTAAAAGAATCATATCGCGATTATTTGAATCAAAGACTTGATAATCAATACGTTTACCTAAAGTTGACTTATGAAGAAGGTGTCGCACGTTTAAGCAGTAGAGAAAATCATTTTATGCCTGCTTCACTTGTCAAATCTCAGCTCAATACTTTAGAGGAGCCCAAAGATGCCGTTACTTTCAATGCAAAGCAGAGCCCTACTGAAATCATTAGTCTAGCCACCGAACATTTCGCAGACTTCATTTAA
- a CDS encoding GntP family permease, translating into MNDLQLIFAILSGIAILLLLIIRLKLNAFLSLLIASIWVGLIGGLSGEKIIDSISTGMGNTLAFVATIVGLGAIFGALLEHSGGAQALAKFLLKKGGEAKSRLALLVTGFIVAIPVFFDVGIIILFPIVKALALKSGKNVLHYALPLLTGLAITHSFIPPTPGPVAVADILKVDLGYAIVVGAAIGLPISLICGLVLSRFLTPKSAIINQEAAVVDDQFDSKLVRTIFFILGLPIVLILVGSLLKTLAGEGIISGGAIVDAISFIGHPFVSLIIATLLAMYFLGSKRGATKKELFDVANKSLGPAGSIILITGAGGVLKQMMINTGIGEMIADAMKSGTISIVLLAYLVAVLVRIMQGSATVAMLTAAGIVAAVIPGMDLTMLDKTLIMMAIAAGSIVLSHVNDSGFWLVNRYLDHSVQQTLRSWTIQSSMISLSSFILIYIAYQAI; encoded by the coding sequence ATGAATGACCTTCAACTCATTTTTGCTATCCTTTCGGGTATCGCCATTCTTTTACTCCTCATCATAAGGCTAAAATTAAACGCCTTTCTGAGTTTGTTGATAGCCAGTATCTGGGTTGGACTTATCGGTGGATTATCTGGAGAGAAGATCATAGACTCCATTTCGACTGGCATGGGCAATACTTTAGCCTTTGTTGCAACTATCGTTGGGCTGGGCGCCATTTTCGGGGCATTACTTGAACACTCCGGAGGTGCCCAAGCATTGGCAAAGTTTCTGTTAAAAAAAGGCGGTGAAGCTAAATCCCGATTAGCTTTATTGGTTACAGGCTTTATCGTTGCCATTCCCGTTTTCTTCGATGTAGGCATTATCATTTTATTTCCGATCGTCAAGGCCCTCGCCTTAAAGAGTGGTAAAAATGTATTGCACTATGCCTTGCCTTTATTAACTGGCTTGGCCATTACACACAGCTTTATTCCACCAACACCCGGACCAGTAGCCGTAGCCGATATCCTCAAGGTAGACTTGGGTTACGCGATTGTCGTTGGAGCAGCGATCGGTTTACCCATATCATTGATCTGTGGATTAGTATTAAGTCGGTTCCTCACACCTAAATCGGCAATTATAAATCAAGAAGCAGCTGTCGTAGATGATCAGTTTGATAGTAAACTCGTTCGTACCATATTTTTTATCCTTGGATTGCCAATTGTGTTGATTTTAGTGGGTTCCTTACTGAAGACGCTAGCGGGTGAAGGTATTATTTCAGGGGGGGCGATTGTAGATGCGATAAGTTTTATCGGACATCCTTTCGTATCTCTTATCATTGCTACTTTATTGGCGATGTACTTTTTAGGCTCAAAAAGAGGCGCTACCAAGAAAGAGTTGTTCGATGTAGCCAATAAATCGCTTGGACCTGCGGGGTCTATCATTCTAATTACTGGTGCCGGTGGTGTTTTGAAACAAATGATGATTAACACTGGAATTGGTGAAATGATTGCCGATGCCATGAAGTCAGGTACAATTTCTATTGTGCTACTGGCCTATTTGGTAGCCGTATTGGTGCGAATTATGCAGGGTTCCGCTACCGTAGCCATGCTTACTGCAGCAGGCATAGTAGCAGCCGTTATCCCTGGTATGGACTTGACCATGCTGGATAAAACATTGATTATGATGGCCATTGCGGCAGGTTCTATTGTCTTATCACATGTAAATGATAGTGGCTTTTGGCTTGTCAACCGTTATTTGGATCACTCTGTACAACAAACCTTGCGGTCTTGGACCATCCAATCAAGTATGATCTCGCTAAGCAGTTTTATACTGATTTATATCGCTTATCAAGCAATTTAA
- a CDS encoding WD40/YVTN/BNR-like repeat-containing protein yields the protein MSGKRILKAILLTFLAVPVLGQDMADLLKSYRFRSVGPNRGGRVTAVMGVESQPSVFYMGATGGGVWKTDDYGISWRNISDGYFTTPSIGAIAVYQKQPDVIYVGTGSDGIRSNVITGKGVYKSTNAGKKWEFIGLKNTGQIGAVEIHPDNPDVVYVAAIGQAFGKNEDRGVYKTTDGGKSWDKILFHSDSVGFSDLEFAPDDPNTIYAGAWRGERKPWTIISGSTEGGVYKSTDGGANWTKLSNGLPSNLIGKIDFAVSPANPDVVYANIEASDDQGGLYRSDDRGASWEYVSDNSNLTNRPFYYTNIYANPKNENVLYNSALRFLKSENGGKSWRSVQTPHGDNHDIWINPNDTTIWIQANDGGANVTLNNGKSWSTQSNQPTAELYQVDVDDQEPYWLYAGQQDNSTMAVPSMQTGSARATIFGVGGCETGPAVPKPGNSDIVYSNCKGRFGTFDKQTGQEMQYYVGASNIYGHNPKDLKFRFQRVAPIHVSPHNPNVVYHTSQYVHKTMDDGKTWQIISPDLTAFDDRYQVVPGAPITRDVTGEEYFSTIYAIQESKIKEGLIWVGANDGPVHLTKDGGATWDRVTPDMPIGGRVDAVEPSVHNPAKAYVAVLRYQLNDYAPYIYKTEDYGQSWELLTTGDNGLPGDYPTRVIREDPEKEGILYAGTEFGLFVSLNDGKTWNAFNNNLPVTPITDMKIHRDDLVMSTMGRGFWILDNISSIRSLDKAAKTSAYLFNPKDAIRYRMNGRNSPRSGANIEYYIADEKQQVRLDIMNTSGKIVRSFVSGKSEPAVNTEVDMGTGFSNPPASGGLSNKAGINRFNWNMRHHGGWSANPNRSYMGNGPMVATGAYKARLTVGDQILETSFNVELDPRSTLVNDQDVKMQETLALGLREFQGEVAKLIKAVNDERKALDNSLNQEKVSKKTQKRKEALDAVYYQLVTSPGTYMQPMLSAQTSYLNSMISRADQQPGKDAYDRFEELKSKFQEIKKEFESLK from the coding sequence ATGTCTGGAAAACGCATTTTAAAGGCCATTTTACTAACGTTTTTAGCGGTGCCTGTCTTAGGCCAAGATATGGCTGATTTACTTAAATCATACCGATTTCGTAGTGTTGGGCCTAATCGAGGTGGTCGAGTGACCGCTGTGATGGGTGTAGAATCGCAACCGTCCGTATTTTATATGGGGGCTACTGGTGGCGGTGTATGGAAAACGGATGATTACGGTATATCATGGCGAAATATTTCAGATGGCTATTTCACAACGCCTTCTATCGGTGCCATTGCCGTCTACCAAAAGCAACCAGATGTTATCTATGTGGGTACGGGTTCAGATGGTATTCGATCAAACGTGATTACTGGAAAAGGTGTTTATAAGTCTACTAATGCTGGTAAGAAATGGGAATTCATTGGGTTAAAGAATACTGGCCAGATTGGTGCTGTTGAAATTCATCCAGATAACCCAGATGTCGTTTATGTGGCTGCCATTGGTCAAGCCTTTGGCAAAAATGAAGATCGAGGGGTTTATAAGACTACCGATGGCGGAAAATCTTGGGATAAAATTCTTTTTCACTCCGATAGCGTAGGTTTTTCTGATCTAGAATTTGCTCCAGACGATCCAAATACGATTTATGCAGGTGCTTGGAGGGGAGAGCGTAAGCCTTGGACCATAATTAGTGGTTCTACTGAAGGTGGTGTTTATAAATCAACAGATGGCGGTGCCAATTGGACGAAGCTTTCAAATGGTTTACCAAGTAATTTGATAGGTAAAATTGACTTTGCGGTTTCTCCGGCAAATCCAGATGTGGTTTACGCCAATATAGAAGCTTCTGACGATCAAGGCGGTCTATATAGATCAGATGATCGTGGGGCGAGCTGGGAGTATGTTTCTGATAACTCAAACCTGACGAACAGACCATTCTATTATACGAACATATATGCCAATCCAAAAAATGAAAATGTACTCTACAACAGTGCATTAAGGTTTTTAAAATCTGAAAACGGCGGTAAAAGTTGGCGATCAGTTCAAACGCCGCACGGTGATAATCACGATATATGGATTAACCCAAATGATACAACTATTTGGATTCAAGCCAATGATGGTGGAGCCAATGTGACATTAAACAATGGGAAATCATGGTCTACTCAATCCAATCAGCCAACAGCCGAATTGTACCAGGTTGATGTTGATGATCAAGAACCTTATTGGTTATATGCTGGTCAGCAAGATAACTCTACCATGGCTGTGCCAAGTATGCAAACTGGTAGTGCTCGTGCAACGATATTCGGCGTAGGAGGGTGCGAAACAGGTCCTGCAGTACCAAAACCAGGTAATTCAGATATAGTTTATTCTAACTGTAAAGGCCGTTTTGGGACTTTTGACAAGCAAACGGGTCAGGAAATGCAGTACTATGTAGGTGCTAGCAATATCTATGGCCACAACCCGAAAGATTTAAAGTTTAGATTCCAGAGAGTGGCGCCAATTCATGTTTCACCCCATAATCCAAATGTAGTTTACCATACCTCTCAGTATGTTCACAAGACCATGGATGATGGTAAAACATGGCAAATCATATCTCCAGATCTAACTGCATTCGATGATCGGTACCAAGTTGTACCTGGAGCGCCAATTACAAGAGATGTAACAGGTGAAGAATACTTTAGTACTATATATGCTATTCAAGAATCGAAAATTAAGGAAGGCCTGATTTGGGTAGGTGCCAATGATGGACCGGTGCACTTGACAAAAGATGGTGGTGCAACATGGGACAGAGTAACGCCAGATATGCCAATTGGTGGCCGTGTAGATGCTGTAGAACCATCGGTACATAACCCCGCTAAGGCCTATGTAGCAGTATTAAGATATCAGTTGAATGATTATGCGCCATATATCTACAAAACAGAGGATTATGGTCAGTCGTGGGAGCTTTTAACAACTGGGGACAATGGATTGCCAGGTGATTACCCAACACGCGTAATTAGAGAAGATCCAGAGAAGGAAGGTATTCTCTATGCAGGGACTGAATTTGGTCTTTTCGTGTCATTAAACGACGGTAAAACATGGAATGCATTTAACAATAATCTACCAGTAACACCGATTACGGACATGAAGATTCACAGAGATGACTTGGTCATGTCAACCATGGGTAGAGGTTTCTGGATTTTGGATAATATTTCGAGTATCAGGAGCCTAGATAAAGCTGCAAAGACTTCAGCTTACCTATTCAATCCAAAGGATGCGATTCGATATAGAATGAATGGACGTAATAGCCCAAGAAGTGGAGCTAATATTGAGTATTATATCGCCGATGAGAAACAACAAGTTAGACTCGATATCATGAATACCTCGGGTAAAATTGTAAGGTCTTTTGTAAGTGGAAAATCTGAGCCAGCAGTGAATACTGAAGTAGATATGGGTACTGGTTTTAGTAATCCGCCAGCGTCAGGCGGCCTGTCCAACAAGGCGGGTATCAATAGATTTAACTGGAATATGAGGCATCATGGAGGTTGGAGTGCAAATCCTAACCGATCGTATATGGGCAACGGTCCAATGGTTGCGACAGGAGCTTATAAGGCACGTTTGACCGTGGGTGATCAAATTCTAGAGACGAGTTTTAATGTCGAGTTAGACCCTCGATCTACGCTCGTAAACGATCAAGATGTAAAAATGCAAGAAACACTTGCCTTAGGTTTGAGAGAATTCCAAGGAGAAGTAGCCAAACTGATAAAAGCAGTTAATGATGAGCGAAAAGCGCTTGATAACTCCCTTAATCAGGAAAAAGTGAGTAAGAAGACCCAGAAAAGAAAAGAAGCACTTGATGCGGTTTACTACCAGTTGGTGACTTCGCCAGGAACTTATATGCAGCCAATGCTAAGTGCTCAGACTAGTTATTTGAACAGTATGATTTCTAGAGCCGATCAACAACCGGGTAAAGATGCATATGATCGTTTCGAGGAATTGAAATCGAAGTTTCAAGAAATTAAAAAGGAATTCGAATCACTGAAGTAA
- a CDS encoding OmpA family protein has protein sequence MRIGLTIIALTMLCFTDVKAQKFGEPSHVQSIYFGGGSYYVSRRQSKELMSFLDSIPNLHNFVITVHSHTDNRGGKEYNQWLSTMRSEMVIEELIQHKKIKKEVIEIKDFGLFNPVHDNSTWEGRRKNRRVDIIFWLAI, from the coding sequence ATGCGTATTGGCCTCACCATAATAGCCCTTACTATGCTGTGCTTTACAGATGTTAAAGCGCAAAAGTTTGGTGAGCCGTCGCATGTGCAAAGTATCTATTTTGGCGGAGGAAGTTATTACGTCAGTAGAAGACAATCGAAGGAACTGATGAGCTTTTTAGATTCGATCCCCAATTTGCACAATTTCGTTATTACTGTTCACAGTCATACAGACAATCGTGGTGGAAAAGAATATAACCAATGGTTAAGCACCATGAGGAGTGAAATGGTGATTGAGGAGCTTATTCAGCACAAGAAAATCAAGAAAGAAGTAATCGAAATCAAAGATTTTGGTCTGTTTAACCCAGTTCATGATAACAGTACTTGGGAAGGCCGACGCAAGAACAGACGTGTAGATATCATTTTTTGGCTCGCTATTTAG
- a CDS encoding BaiN/RdsA family NAD(P)/FAD-dependent oxidoreductase — protein sequence MSVELDLISLKVSNKRIAIIGGGAAGFFAAISAKQHEPEASVTIYEKSNKLLAKVKVSGGGRCNVTHACFEKSALSKFYPRGGKQLRKAFDQFYTQDTVDWFTNRGVELKVESDNRMFPTTDNSQTIIDTLMEECKRLGIRIALGSGVSQILRQPNLLSLTINNQELLFDKVIVATGGSPKTQGFDWIKALGHTIQDPVPSLFTFNMPKEKIKALMGLSVPNATVRVQKTKLMQSGPLLITHWGMSGPAILKTSAWGARLLSDLGYQFAIHVNWLGNLTEADFRAKIDDHMQQYGKRLIRNKNPFLLPQRLWDYLIEKVAIDSDKPWLEIGKKGVNKLLNVLLNDQYEVSGKTTFKEEFVTCGGISLAEVDFKTMESRVCSGLYFAGEVLDIDGITGGFNFQAAWTTGFIAGKHSE from the coding sequence ATGTCCGTTGAATTGGACTTAATATCTTTGAAAGTGTCGAATAAGAGAATTGCCATAATTGGGGGAGGTGCAGCAGGCTTTTTTGCTGCCATATCTGCTAAACAACACGAGCCAGAGGCAAGTGTTACAATTTACGAGAAGTCCAATAAACTTTTAGCCAAGGTAAAAGTATCTGGTGGCGGACGCTGTAATGTGACGCATGCTTGTTTCGAAAAATCGGCTTTATCGAAGTTCTATCCCCGTGGTGGTAAACAATTAAGAAAGGCATTCGATCAATTCTACACGCAAGATACTGTTGACTGGTTCACTAATCGAGGAGTGGAATTGAAGGTGGAATCGGACAATCGAATGTTTCCAACAACGGATAATTCTCAGACCATTATTGATACTTTAATGGAGGAGTGTAAAAGGCTTGGCATTAGGATAGCATTAGGCTCTGGAGTTTCTCAAATTTTACGACAACCAAACCTTCTTAGCCTTACTATCAATAATCAAGAATTATTATTTGATAAAGTGATTGTGGCCACGGGAGGAAGCCCTAAAACACAGGGATTCGATTGGATAAAGGCCTTGGGGCATACTATTCAAGACCCCGTGCCATCGCTTTTCACTTTCAACATGCCGAAAGAGAAAATAAAGGCATTAATGGGATTATCAGTGCCAAATGCAACGGTCAGGGTACAAAAAACAAAACTGATGCAATCTGGTCCATTACTTATTACACATTGGGGAATGAGCGGTCCAGCAATCCTAAAAACATCTGCTTGGGGAGCCCGATTATTGAGCGATTTGGGTTATCAGTTTGCCATACATGTGAATTGGTTAGGTAATCTTACTGAAGCTGATTTTCGAGCTAAAATCGACGATCATATGCAACAATATGGTAAGCGATTGATTCGAAATAAAAATCCATTTTTACTACCCCAAAGGTTGTGGGACTATCTCATAGAAAAGGTTGCAATTGATAGTGATAAACCTTGGCTGGAGATCGGCAAGAAAGGTGTAAATAAGTTGCTGAATGTACTGCTCAACGATCAATACGAAGTTTCAGGCAAAACTACCTTTAAAGAAGAATTTGTAACCTGTGGTGGTATTTCTTTAGCTGAAGTTGACTTTAAAACCATGGAAAGTAGGGTCTGTTCTGGGCTTTATTTTGCTGGTGAGGTACTTGATATTGACGGGATAACTGGAGGTTTCAATTTCCAGGCAGCCTGGACTACTGGTTTTATCGCGGGTAAACATTCTGAATAA